Proteins from one Deinococcus actinosclerus genomic window:
- the purF gene encoding amidophosphoribosyltransferase, protein MIFDPILDKPQDECGVFGMFSPEPLDLAWFTYLGLFALQHRGQEAAGMCVSDGEKFHVEKDLGLVTQVFDERRLDSVRLANARVSIGHVRYSTTGSNLRFNAQPLTTRTNKGILGLAHNGNFVNAREVRNDMLMQGALFQTTNDSEVMLNLIARESHMDLVEATAAAMKRLKGGFACVLMSRTQLLGFRDPNGVRPLVIGQRDDHAYVIASEPCALYAVGARLIRDVQPGELVWIDRTGLHSMMVAPRQPTPCAFEWIYFARSDSQLDGADAHESRIRMGHQLAREHPVDADIVVPVPDSGIGAAIGYARESGIPFDYGLYKNPYAGRTFIAPTQEARELKVKMKLSPTSAVRGKRVVLVDDSIVRGTTSRQIVNLLREAGATEVHFRVSSPPIKHPCFYGIDTAARKELVASTHSIDEIRDLIGADTLTFISEQGIREAVGGPGLCLACFNGEYPAGTPLLNDVDKLALEV, encoded by the coding sequence ATGATCTTTGATCCGATTCTTGATAAGCCGCAGGATGAATGCGGTGTGTTTGGCATGTTCTCGCCGGAGCCGCTGGATCTGGCGTGGTTCACGTACCTGGGCCTGTTTGCGTTGCAGCACCGTGGGCAGGAGGCGGCGGGGATGTGCGTGTCGGACGGGGAGAAGTTCCACGTGGAGAAGGATCTGGGTCTGGTGACGCAGGTGTTCGATGAGCGGCGCCTGGACAGCGTGCGGCTGGCGAACGCGCGGGTGAGTATCGGGCACGTGCGGTACTCCACGACGGGGTCGAACCTGCGCTTCAACGCGCAGCCGCTGACGACCCGGACGAACAAGGGCATCCTGGGGCTGGCGCACAACGGGAACTTCGTGAACGCCCGCGAGGTCCGCAACGACATGCTGATGCAGGGCGCGCTGTTCCAGACGACGAACGACAGCGAGGTGATGCTGAACCTGATCGCCCGCGAGAGCCACATGGATCTCGTGGAGGCCACCGCCGCCGCCATGAAACGCCTGAAGGGTGGCTTCGCGTGCGTGCTGATGAGCCGCACGCAACTGCTGGGCTTCCGCGACCCGAACGGCGTGCGGCCCCTGGTAATCGGGCAGCGGGACGACCACGCGTACGTGATCGCGTCCGAGCCGTGCGCGCTGTACGCCGTGGGCGCACGCCTGATCCGTGACGTGCAGCCCGGCGAACTCGTGTGGATCGACCGCACCGGCCTGCACTCCATGATGGTCGCCCCCCGCCAGCCCACCCCCTGCGCGTTCGAGTGGATCTACTTCGCGCGCAGCGACAGCCAGCTGGACGGCGCGGACGCCCACGAGAGCCGCATCCGCATGGGCCACCAGCTCGCCAGGGAACACCCCGTGGACGCCGACATCGTCGTGCCCGTCCCGGACAGCGGGATCGGCGCGGCCATCGGCTACGCCCGCGAGAGCGGCATTCCGTTCGATTACGGCCTGTACAAGAACCCCTACGCGGGCCGCACGTTCATCGCGCCCACGCAGGAAGCGCGCGAGTTGAAGGTCAAGATGAAGCTCAGCCCCACCAGCGCCGTGCGCGGCAAACGCGTCGTGCTGGTGGACGACAGCATCGTGCGCGGCACCACCAGCCGCCAGATCGTGAACCTCCTGCGCGAAGCAGGCGCGACCGAAGTGCACTTCCGGGTCAGCAGCCCGCCCATCAAGCACCCGTGCTTCTACGGCATCGACACCGCCGCCCGCAAGGAACTCGTCGCCAGTACGCACAGCATCGACGAGATCCGCGACCTGATCGGGGCGGACACCCTGACGTTCATCAGTGAGCAGGGCATCCGCGAAGCCGTCGGCGGCCCCGGCCTATGCTTGGCGTGCTTCAACGGGGAGTACCCCGCCGGAACGCCGCTGTTAAATGACGTGGACAAGCTGGCACTGGAAGTCTGA
- a CDS encoding serine hydrolase — translation MNIRPLIAALLVTTAHAAPGVQGDWHGAFYRLTLTGLGPRDGTLSLLPGGTGADLRFTAALPTLTRTVPTAQDQIQINVKGQGVQIRSAQGRPLRVNLMSVRAGVEGPTRFTAIDLYPEEAWTTYEPVPVTPCRAPAPVPELPYQPPAFASGPVGFYLAQIDPRSGAPLRVIANDPDSLYPLASTFKQIVLWGTLRDVTAGRLTLNTRLSVTEANRSIEAYQPGARTVQNLATQAIVQSENTASDVLHLRYGPGRLQALVTAQGACHTRVDTTTKAWWAAQAGLLSSVYGPDVNAGAQQAFSLPPTGEAQIRAQAVQQAQTLNADRLLDHLDRAFFSPTYHPQTEVYLQNRSTPREWAALITRLYLDPSLTASTRAFLRDTLAKGCCRVKDPGVAYWGSKAGSGWRNVTMSGLLTLTTGQTFVYAYFNPGSDVIDSPHIERQLPDIARYVLDNARRLGGGAP, via the coding sequence ATGAATATTCGTCCCCTGATCGCCGCGCTGCTCGTCACGACCGCCCACGCGGCCCCTGGCGTGCAGGGAGACTGGCACGGCGCGTTCTACCGCCTGACCCTGACCGGCCTCGGCCCGCGCGACGGCACGCTCAGCCTCCTGCCCGGCGGCACCGGCGCGGACCTGCGCTTCACTGCCGCGCTGCCCACCCTGACCCGCACGGTGCCCACCGCCCAGGACCAGATCCAGATCAACGTGAAGGGCCAGGGTGTCCAGATCCGCAGCGCGCAGGGCCGCCCCCTGCGCGTGAACCTCATGTCCGTCCGCGCGGGCGTGGAGGGACCCACCCGCTTCACCGCCATCGACCTGTACCCCGAGGAGGCCTGGACGACCTACGAGCCCGTGCCGGTCACGCCCTGCCGCGCCCCCGCCCCCGTGCCGGAACTGCCGTACCAGCCGCCCGCCTTCGCCAGCGGCCCGGTCGGGTTCTACCTCGCGCAGATCGACCCGCGCAGCGGCGCACCCCTGCGGGTCATCGCCAACGACCCGGATAGCCTGTACCCCCTGGCGAGCACCTTCAAACAGATCGTCCTGTGGGGCACCCTGCGCGACGTGACGGCCGGCCGCCTGACCCTGAACACCCGCCTGAGCGTCACCGAGGCCAACCGCAGCATCGAGGCGTACCAGCCGGGCGCGCGCACCGTGCAGAACCTCGCCACGCAGGCCATCGTGCAGAGCGAGAACACCGCCAGCGACGTGCTGCACCTGCGCTACGGCCCAGGCCGCCTCCAGGCCCTCGTGACCGCGCAGGGCGCGTGCCACACCCGCGTGGACACCACCACCAAGGCGTGGTGGGCCGCGCAGGCCGGACTCCTGAGCAGCGTCTACGGCCCCGACGTGAACGCCGGCGCGCAGCAGGCCTTCAGCCTCCCCCCCACCGGGGAAGCCCAGATCCGCGCCCAGGCCGTGCAGCAGGCCCAGACCCTGAACGCCGACCGTCTCCTGGACCACCTCGACCGCGCCTTCTTCAGCCCCACGTACCACCCGCAGACCGAGGTGTACCTGCAAAACCGCAGCACCCCCCGCGAGTGGGCCGCGCTGATCACCCGCCTGTACCTCGACCCCAGCCTGACCGCCAGCACCCGCGCGTTCCTGCGGGACACCCTGGCCAAGGGGTGCTGCCGCGTGAAAGACCCCGGCGTCGCCTACTGGGGCAGCAAGGCCGGGAGCGGCTGGCGGAACGTCACCATGAGCGGCCTGCTTACCCTGACCACCGGGCAGACCTTCGTGTACGCCTACTTCAACCCCGGCTCGGACGTCATCGACAGCCCGCACATCGAGCGGCAGCTCCCGGACATCGCCCGGTACGTGCTCGACAACGCCAGACGGCTCGGTGGCGGCGCGCCCTGA
- a CDS encoding SMP-30/gluconolactonase/LRE family protein: MTHPAFQVTHADFHALFPAGAAPEQLGSGYAWTEGPTYVAARRRVIFSDLRQNRTWAYTDDDQLIEELHPSDYQNGHTVDAQGRLIACSQGRRALLRQEEDGTWTTLADRFEGGRLNSPNDVALHPDGSLWFTDPTYGLDKPEEGGRGEPMEVPGRWVYRLAPDGTLSAPIRERHKPNGLAFASADTLLLADTGEHPGTYRYHVTPQGEATLEGLHFTVTPGKTDGLRLDEAGRIWSSAADGVHVLTPDGQELGRILFPQTVSNLCFGGPDGTTLFVTASSGFWRVPTTTRALHL, encoded by the coding sequence ATGACGCACCCCGCCTTTCAGGTCACGCACGCGGACTTCCACGCCCTCTTCCCGGCCGGCGCGGCGCCCGAGCAGCTGGGCAGCGGCTACGCCTGGACGGAGGGACCCACCTACGTCGCGGCGCGGCGGCGCGTGATCTTCAGCGACCTGCGCCAGAACCGCACCTGGGCCTACACCGACGACGATCAGCTGATCGAGGAACTGCACCCCAGCGACTACCAGAACGGCCACACCGTGGACGCGCAGGGCCGCCTGATCGCCTGCTCGCAGGGGCGGCGGGCGCTGCTGCGCCAGGAGGAGGACGGCACCTGGACGACCCTGGCCGACCGCTTCGAGGGCGGCCGCCTGAACTCCCCGAACGACGTGGCCCTGCACCCCGACGGGAGCCTGTGGTTCACCGACCCCACGTACGGCCTCGACAAGCCCGAGGAGGGCGGGCGCGGCGAGCCGATGGAGGTGCCGGGCCGCTGGGTGTACCGCCTCGCGCCGGACGGCACCCTGAGCGCCCCCATCCGCGAGCGGCACAAACCCAACGGGCTGGCCTTCGCGAGTGCGGACACGCTGCTGCTGGCCGACACGGGCGAGCACCCCGGCACGTACCGCTACCACGTGACCCCCCAGGGCGAGGCGACGCTGGAGGGCCTGCACTTCACCGTGACGCCCGGCAAGACCGACGGCCTGCGCCTGGACGAGGCGGGCCGCATCTGGAGCAGCGCCGCCGACGGCGTGCACGTCCTGACCCCGGACGGGCAGGAACTGGGCCGCATCCTGTTCCCGCAGACGGTCAGCAACCTCTGCTTCGGCGGTCCCGACGGCACCACCCTGTTCGTGACGGCCAGCAGCGGCTTCTGGCGCGTCCCGACCACCACCCGCGCCCTGCACCTGTAA
- the purL gene encoding phosphoribosylformylglycinamidine synthase subunit PurL, with amino-acid sequence MTQAATLRDRAGTFGLSTEEFDLLVTRIGREPNALEAAIVGAMWSEHCGYKNSRPLFRHFPTTGPQVLQGPGENAGVVDIGDGWGVAFKMESHNHPSAVEPVQGAATGVGGILRDIFAMGARPFAVLDSLRFGNPDSPRTRFLLNGVVEGIAHYGNAIGVPTVGGEVTFHPSYQENPLVNVMALGLLRHEDLAKGTMGEVGNTIVYVGSKTGRDGLGGAVFASADLSNASQADRPAVQVGDPFMEKLLLEATLEAIQAGVVAGVQDMGAAGLVSSTCEMAYRAGLGITMDLDLVPTREDGMVPMELCLSESQERMILVPVPGKEQELLDLLAKWELDVVTIGQVEGHTNYRLTWRGEVVCDLPVDLLNEAPKYTREGIESEEIRAKRERDLSGVPVPGDLGAVLTDLLAHPTIASKRPIYQRFDHQVMTNTVVVPGAADAAVMRVKGSGMGVAATSDCNPRFVYLDPYAGAAAAVAEAARNLACVGATPLAITDNLNFGNPHRPEVYYQLERAVHGIADACRHLNTPVTGGNVSLYNQYTEGDERVAIHPTPTIGMVGVLPDVTKRATMDLKGEGHTLYLIGEHADSIGASQYLETVHGLEAGRVPTLDLTREQAVIDAALHLIRAGLTDTAHDCAEGGLAVALAEMAIAGHTGLSVTLDAPTTTRADALLYGEAHARILIATPDDAGTEAALTAQGVPFARLGTTGGDTVTIALPTHHIHLSVTLSTLTHAHTTPLAEILG; translated from the coding sequence ATGACGCAAGCCGCCACCCTCCGCGACCGTGCGGGCACGTTTGGCCTGTCCACCGAAGAATTCGACCTGCTCGTCACGCGTATCGGCCGGGAGCCGAACGCGCTGGAGGCCGCCATCGTGGGCGCCATGTGGAGCGAGCACTGCGGCTACAAGAACAGCCGCCCGCTGTTCCGGCACTTCCCCACGACCGGGCCGCAGGTGCTGCAGGGTCCCGGTGAGAACGCGGGCGTGGTGGATATCGGGGACGGGTGGGGCGTGGCGTTCAAGATGGAGAGCCACAACCACCCGTCGGCGGTGGAGCCGGTGCAGGGCGCGGCGACGGGCGTGGGCGGCATCCTGCGCGACATCTTCGCGATGGGCGCTCGGCCCTTCGCGGTGCTGGACTCCCTGCGCTTCGGGAACCCGGACAGCCCCCGCACGCGCTTCCTGCTGAACGGCGTGGTGGAGGGCATCGCGCACTACGGCAACGCGATCGGCGTGCCCACGGTGGGCGGCGAGGTGACCTTCCACCCCAGTTACCAGGAGAACCCGCTCGTGAACGTGATGGCGCTGGGCCTGCTGCGCCACGAGGATCTGGCGAAGGGGACGATGGGTGAGGTCGGGAACACCATCGTGTACGTGGGCAGCAAGACCGGGCGCGACGGGCTGGGCGGCGCGGTGTTCGCGTCCGCCGACCTCAGCAACGCCAGTCAGGCGGACCGTCCCGCCGTGCAGGTGGGCGACCCGTTCATGGAGAAACTGCTGCTGGAGGCGACGCTGGAGGCCATCCAGGCGGGCGTCGTGGCGGGCGTGCAGGACATGGGAGCCGCCGGACTGGTCAGCAGCACCTGCGAGATGGCGTACCGCGCCGGGCTGGGCATCACCATGGACCTGGATCTGGTGCCCACCCGCGAGGACGGCATGGTGCCCATGGAACTGTGCCTGAGCGAGTCGCAGGAGCGCATGATCCTGGTGCCGGTGCCCGGCAAGGAGCAGGAGCTGCTGGACCTGCTCGCCAAGTGGGAACTGGACGTGGTGACCATCGGGCAGGTCGAGGGGCACACGAACTACCGCCTGACGTGGCGCGGCGAGGTCGTCTGCGACCTGCCGGTGGACCTGCTGAACGAGGCGCCCAAGTACACCCGCGAGGGCATCGAATCCGAGGAGATCAGGGCGAAGCGCGAGCGTGACCTGAGCGGCGTGCCCGTCCCCGGCGACCTCGGCGCGGTCCTGACCGACCTGCTCGCTCATCCCACGATTGCCAGCAAACGCCCCATCTACCAGCGCTTCGACCATCAGGTCATGACGAACACCGTCGTCGTGCCCGGCGCCGCCGACGCCGCCGTCATGCGCGTCAAGGGCTCCGGCATGGGCGTGGCCGCCACCAGTGACTGCAACCCGCGCTTCGTGTACCTCGACCCGTACGCGGGCGCCGCCGCCGCCGTCGCCGAGGCCGCCCGCAACCTCGCCTGCGTGGGCGCCACCCCACTGGCGATCACGGACAACCTCAATTTCGGCAACCCCCACCGGCCCGAGGTGTACTACCAGCTGGAACGCGCCGTGCACGGCATCGCCGACGCCTGCCGTCATCTCAACACCCCCGTCACCGGCGGGAACGTCAGCCTGTACAACCAGTACACCGAAGGGGACGAACGCGTCGCCATTCACCCCACCCCCACCATCGGCATGGTCGGCGTGCTGCCCGACGTGACCAAACGCGCCACCATGGACTTGAAGGGCGAGGGCCACACCCTCTACCTGATCGGCGAGCACGCCGACAGCATCGGCGCGAGCCAGTACCTCGAAACCGTCCACGGCCTCGAAGCCGGGCGCGTCCCCACCCTCGACCTGACCCGCGAACAGGCCGTCATCGACGCCGCCCTGCACCTGATCCGCGCGGGCCTGACCGACACCGCCCACGACTGCGCCGAAGGCGGCCTCGCCGTCGCCCTGGCCGAAATGGCCATCGCGGGCCACACCGGCCTGAGCGTCACCCTGGACGCCCCTACCACCACCCGCGCCGACGCCCTCCTGTACGGCGAAGCGCACGCCCGCATCCTCATCGCCACCCCCGACGACGCCGGCACCGAAGCGGCCCTCACCGCCCAGGGCGTCCCCTTTGCGCGCCTCGGCACCACCGGCGGCGACACCGTCACCATTGCCCTCCCCACCCACCACATACACTTGAGCGTGACCCTCAGCACCCTCACCCACGCCCACACCACCCCCCTCGCGGAGATCCTGGGATGA
- the purQ gene encoding phosphoribosylformylglycinamidine synthase subunit PurQ, which yields MKTAVIQFPGSNCDGDALHAAQLLLDQGAQFVWHTEAGLPQGTELVFLPGGFSYGDHLRSGAIAARSPIMQAVKAHAERGGFVLGVCNGFQVLTESGLLPGALSRNRDLHFLCRPVHLRVENTGTAFTGTYTKGQVIEVPIAHGEGNYYADPETVARLEGEGQVVFRYVDNPNGSLNDIAGIVSERGNVLGMMPHPERAVEALLGSEDGRGLFDSLKGALVSR from the coding sequence GTGAAGACGGCCGTCATCCAGTTTCCCGGCAGCAACTGCGACGGCGACGCGCTGCACGCCGCGCAGCTGCTCCTCGATCAGGGCGCGCAGTTCGTGTGGCACACCGAGGCCGGCCTGCCGCAGGGTACGGAGCTGGTGTTCCTGCCCGGCGGCTTTTCTTACGGCGATCACCTGCGCAGCGGCGCGATTGCCGCGCGCAGCCCGATCATGCAGGCCGTCAAGGCGCACGCCGAACGCGGCGGGTTCGTGCTGGGCGTCTGCAACGGCTTTCAGGTACTGACCGAGTCCGGCCTGCTGCCCGGCGCGCTGAGTCGCAACCGCGACCTGCACTTCCTGTGCCGCCCCGTGCACCTGCGCGTGGAGAACACCGGCACGGCGTTCACCGGCACGTACACGAAGGGGCAGGTCATCGAGGTGCCCATCGCGCACGGCGAGGGCAACTACTACGCCGACCCCGAGACGGTCGCGCGGCTGGAGGGCGAGGGGCAGGTCGTGTTCCGCTACGTGGACAACCCCAACGGCAGCCTGAACGACATCGCCGGGATCGTCAGCGAACGCGGGAACGTGCTCGGCATGATGCCCCACCCCGAACGGGCCGTGGAGGCCCTGCTGGGCAGCGAGGACGGGCGGGGCCTGTTCGACAGCCTGAAGGGCGCGCTGGTGTCCCGGTGA
- a CDS encoding YwbE family protein codes for MPPLRSQIQPGVTVDIVQKQDQPTGRLTRGVVAALLTRSPSHPHGIKVRLTTGEVGRVQAVVSAQPYA; via the coding sequence ATGCCTCCTCTCCGTTCGCAGATTCAGCCCGGCGTGACCGTGGATATCGTTCAGAAGCAGGATCAGCCGACCGGGCGGTTGACGCGGGGGGTGGTGGCGGCGCTCCTGACCCGCTCCCCCTCGCATCCGCATGGGATCAAGGTGCGCCTGACGACTGGGGAGGTGGGGCGGGTGCAGGCGGTCGTGTCTGCACAGCCGTACGCCTAG
- a CDS encoding SDR family oxidoreductase: MGMLTGKVAFITGGASGIGAGTARRFAQEGALVALADVQPDEGEKVRDEITRAGGEALYVPCDVSDGHSVRDAIEATVAAYGRLDIVFANAGINGVWAPIDELHPDEWDKTLNINLRGTYLTVHHAVPHLKRAGGGSILITSSVNGNRTFSSPGASAYSASKAGQVAFTKMIALELGRHNIRCNAICPGLIHTNIQERTDQRHTDQIGIKVELPGGNPALHGGEGEPVDVADACLFLASDLGRHVSGIELYVDGGASLLR, from the coding sequence ATGGGCATGTTGACAGGCAAGGTCGCATTCATCACCGGGGGCGCCAGCGGCATCGGCGCGGGCACTGCGCGGCGGTTCGCGCAGGAAGGCGCGCTGGTCGCGCTGGCCGACGTGCAACCCGACGAGGGCGAGAAGGTCCGCGACGAGATCACCCGCGCCGGCGGGGAAGCCCTGTACGTCCCCTGCGACGTGAGCGACGGGCACTCCGTCCGGGACGCCATCGAGGCGACCGTCGCCGCGTACGGGCGCCTGGATATCGTGTTCGCCAACGCCGGGATCAACGGCGTGTGGGCCCCCATCGACGAACTGCACCCGGACGAGTGGGACAAGACCCTGAACATCAACCTGCGCGGCACGTACCTCACCGTGCACCACGCCGTGCCGCACCTGAAACGCGCGGGCGGCGGCAGCATCCTGATCACCAGCAGCGTCAACGGCAACCGCACCTTCTCCAGCCCGGGCGCCAGCGCCTACAGCGCCTCCAAGGCCGGACAGGTGGCCTTCACGAAGATGATCGCGCTGGAACTCGGCCGGCACAACATCCGCTGCAACGCCATTTGCCCCGGCCTCATCCACACGAACATCCAGGAGCGCACCGACCAGCGCCACACCGACCAGATCGGCATCAAGGTCGAACTGCCCGGCGGCAACCCCGCCCTGCACGGCGGAGAGGGCGAACCCGTGGATGTCGCCGACGCCTGCCTGTTCCTCGCGTCCGACCTGGGCCGCCACGTGTCCGGCATCGAACTGTACGTGGACGGCGGCGCCTCCCTGCTGCGCTAG
- the purS gene encoding phosphoribosylformylglycinamidine synthase subunit PurS, with amino-acid sequence MSTFKAKVFVTLKPSILDPQGRTVERALSHLDHGNVSGVRVGKYIELTLSGSRAEVEAQLKDITENVLSNPVMEDARWELSEQQGEELVGA; translated from the coding sequence ATGTCCACCTTTAAAGCGAAAGTGTTCGTGACCCTGAAGCCCAGCATTCTCGACCCGCAGGGCCGCACCGTGGAGCGGGCGCTGTCGCACCTGGATCACGGGAACGTGAGTGGCGTGCGCGTCGGGAAGTACATCGAACTGACCCTCTCGGGCAGCCGCGCGGAGGTCGAGGCGCAGCTGAAGGACATCACGGAGAACGTCCTCTCGAACCCTGTCATGGAGGACGCCCGCTGGGAACTCAGTGAACAACAGGGCGAGGAGCTGGTCGGGGCGTGA
- a CDS encoding DinB family protein, translated as MTAYLAEQFRSELELFRAALEQAPGDAFHTPRMGHSPAWHALHIAEWLRLMVLDDRTPTYHHLGWEDNARVQALGTQPAPVREGDPREQILAALTETGAQVVAWLEQAGDSALNGEVFSAATPSGTRPRRLALGMQLRHVGYHRGQLNLLLKSQA; from the coding sequence GTGACGGCCTACCTGGCCGAGCAGTTCCGCAGCGAGCTGGAGCTGTTCCGCGCCGCGCTGGAGCAGGCGCCGGGCGACGCCTTCCACACGCCCCGGATGGGCCACAGCCCCGCGTGGCACGCCCTGCACATCGCCGAGTGGCTGCGCCTGATGGTGCTGGACGACCGCACCCCCACCTACCACCACCTGGGGTGGGAGGACAACGCCCGCGTGCAGGCGCTGGGCACCCAGCCCGCGCCCGTCCGCGAGGGCGACCCGCGCGAGCAGATCCTGGCCGCGCTGACTGAGACCGGCGCGCAGGTCGTCGCGTGGCTGGAACAGGCGGGCGACAGCGCCCTGAACGGCGAGGTCTTCAGCGCCGCCACGCCCAGTGGCACCCGCCCCCGCCGCCTCGCCCTCGGCATGCAGCTGCGCCACGTCGGCTACCACCGCGGCCAGCTGAACCTCCTGCTGAAATCGCAGGCGTGA
- a CDS encoding endonuclease domain-containing protein → MTPEERLLWSRLRGAGLGVSFRRQEVIGPFVVDFVCYPARLVVELDGSQHAGSESDRLRDAKLTADGFTVLRFWNNEVRGNLDGVLARVAEHLAGVT, encoded by the coding sequence ATGACGCCGGAGGAACGGCTGCTGTGGTCGCGGCTGCGCGGGGCAGGGCTGGGGGTGAGTTTCCGGCGGCAGGAGGTGATCGGGCCGTTCGTGGTGGATTTCGTGTGTTATCCAGCGCGGCTGGTGGTGGAACTGGATGGGAGCCAGCATGCGGGCAGCGAGTCGGACCGGTTGCGGGACGCGAAGCTCACGGCGGACGGGTTCACGGTGCTGCGCTTCTGGAACAACGAAGTGCGGGGCAACCTGGACGGTGTGCTGGCACGCGTCGCGGAGCATCTGGCGGGCGTGACGTGA